The following proteins come from a genomic window of Thiothrix winogradskyi:
- a CDS encoding TRZ/ATZ family hydrolase has product MEIDLLITPEWIITVDSGNQVLRHHTIVVDNSRIVALMPTSEAEKHYTPRQTVALPQQAVLPGFVNAHTHVAMSLLKGLADDLPLMDWLQHHIWPAEAQWADAEFVYDGSQLAIAEMLRSGTTCFNDMYFFPEATAQAVMESGIRACIGMIMIDFPTRWGSGAAEYIQKGLALHEQLQANPLLTTAFAPHAPYTVSDDPLQQVRHLAGEHSLPIHMHVHETAFEVQQAIEQSGMRPLARLAQLGLLDQHFLAVHMTQLTDDEIALLAQTGTHVIHCPESNLKLASGFCPIAKLTAAGINVALGTDGNASNNDLDMFGEMRTAALLAKAVAQDASVIPAAQVLRMATINGAQALGLDAEIGSLEIGKSADMIAVDLGTLEASPLYDPVSHLVYCTSREQVTHAWVAGKALLENRQLTTLDSTAIIAKARHWQQKIGATP; this is encoded by the coding sequence ATGGAAATTGATTTACTTATTACACCCGAATGGATTATTACCGTCGATTCGGGTAATCAGGTTTTGCGACACCACACTATAGTGGTAGATAATAGCAGGATTGTGGCGCTCATGCCCACTTCTGAAGCAGAAAAACACTATACCCCCCGACAAACTGTAGCGTTACCACAACAGGCTGTATTACCGGGGTTTGTGAATGCGCATACTCACGTCGCAATGTCGCTGCTGAAAGGTTTGGCGGACGATTTACCCTTAATGGACTGGTTGCAACACCACATCTGGCCTGCGGAAGCGCAATGGGCGGATGCGGAATTTGTGTATGACGGCAGTCAGTTAGCCATTGCCGAAATGCTACGTTCCGGCACAACCTGTTTCAATGACATGTACTTCTTCCCCGAAGCCACCGCACAAGCCGTCATGGAAAGTGGCATTCGGGCATGTATTGGCATGATCATGATCGACTTCCCGACCCGCTGGGGCAGTGGTGCAGCAGAATACATTCAAAAAGGCTTGGCATTGCATGAGCAATTGCAGGCAAATCCGTTGCTTACCACAGCATTCGCCCCGCACGCGCCGTACACCGTGTCTGATGACCCCTTGCAACAAGTGCGGCATCTGGCGGGCGAACATTCGCTCCCCATCCACATGCATGTGCATGAAACCGCGTTTGAAGTGCAGCAAGCCATCGAACAAAGCGGAATGCGCCCCCTCGCCCGACTCGCGCAACTTGGCTTACTCGACCAGCATTTTCTCGCCGTCCACATGACGCAATTGACGGATGACGAGATTGCCTTATTGGCACAAACCGGCACACACGTTATCCACTGCCCCGAATCGAATTTGAAACTTGCCAGCGGTTTCTGCCCCATCGCTAAACTCACTGCCGCTGGGATCAATGTCGCCCTCGGCACGGATGGCAATGCCAGCAATAACGATCTGGATATGTTCGGCGAAATGCGTACCGCTGCCTTGCTTGCCAAAGCCGTGGCGCAAGATGCCAGCGTGATTCCTGCGGCACAAGTGTTACGCATGGCAACCATCAATGGCGCACAAGCGTTAGGGCTGGATGCTGAAATCGGTTCACTGGAAATCGGTAAATCCGCTGACATGATTGCGGTTGATCTTGGTACACTGGAAGCCAGCCCCCTGTATGACCCCGTGTCACATTTGGTATATTGCACCAGCCGTGAACAAGTCACCCATGCATGGGTAGCAGGCAAAGCCCTGTTGGAAAACCGCCAACTGACCACGCTAGACAGCACTGCCATCATCGCCAAAGCGCGGCACTGGCAACAAAAAATTGGAGCAACCCCATGA
- a CDS encoding 2OG-Fe dioxygenase family protein, producing the protein MSQVDTLLHKPGFMFAMGDTNRLQQRLARRMGQAYKRFRDSWGGLLLDPYLRDGGDYRYRRYSVFHWQHNALTVLPHEPHYQSSHYNRVHGGFNRHFRGWLPTTLANPVLKEVIGWATQQFSRSPAELWRIQAHQFRIIARPDQQGKPTPEGIHKDGAEYILIMMMDRHNVDGGESRIYDNTMRPLAEGTLAQAGDLVLVNDHAVYHGVTAISPADPTQPAWRDVLVLTFHKALA; encoded by the coding sequence GTGAGCCAAGTGGATACGTTATTGCACAAACCAGGGTTTATGTTCGCGATGGGTGATACCAATCGCTTGCAGCAACGCCTTGCCCGCCGGATGGGGCAGGCATACAAGCGCTTCCGCGACAGTTGGGGCGGCTTGCTGCTGGATCCGTATCTGCGTGATGGCGGGGATTATCGCTATCGGCGTTATTCGGTGTTTCATTGGCAACATAATGCCTTAACGGTATTGCCGCACGAGCCGCATTATCAAAGCAGCCATTACAACCGGGTTCACGGTGGATTTAACCGCCATTTTCGCGGCTGGCTGCCCACGACCTTGGCGAATCCGGTGTTGAAGGAAGTGATAGGCTGGGCAACGCAACAATTTTCGCGCAGCCCTGCCGAATTGTGGCGCATTCAAGCCCACCAGTTCCGCATTATTGCCCGACCTGATCAACAGGGAAAACCGACACCTGAAGGCATTCACAAGGATGGTGCAGAATATATCCTGATCATGATGATGGATCGCCACAATGTTGACGGCGGCGAGAGCCGCATTTACGACAATACCATGCGCCCCTTAGCGGAAGGCACGTTGGCGCAAGCGGGGGATTTGGTGTTGGTGAATGATCATGCGGTTTATCACGGCGTGACCGCGATTAGCCCCGCCGACCCAACCCAACCCGCTTGGCGGGATGTGCTGGTGTTGACGTTTCACAAAGCGCTGGCTTAG
- the ubiG gene encoding bifunctional 2-polyprenyl-6-hydroxyphenol methylase/3-demethylubiquinol 3-O-methyltransferase UbiG, with protein MTDPTPNVNPNVDPNEIRKFEDLAWRWWDRDSEFKPLHDINPLRLNYIDDHARLQGKNVIDIGCGGGILAESMARRGATVTGIDMGATPLEVAELHALESQVEVTYRQISAEAIATEAPEQFDVVTCMEMLEHVPDPASVIAACAALVKPGGDVFFSTLNRNPKAFALAILGAEYVLNMLPKGTHEYAKFIKPSELERWARSVGLELRNIAGMTYNPLFQSYRLGNDVDVNYLMYFKKEM; from the coding sequence ATGACCGACCCGACACCGAACGTCAATCCAAACGTTGACCCCAACGAAATCCGCAAGTTTGAAGACCTCGCCTGGCGCTGGTGGGATCGTGACAGCGAATTCAAACCCCTACACGACATTAACCCGCTGCGCCTCAACTACATTGACGATCACGCCCGTTTGCAAGGCAAGAACGTCATCGACATCGGCTGCGGCGGCGGCATTCTTGCCGAAAGCATGGCACGTCGTGGCGCGACTGTTACCGGCATCGACATGGGCGCAACCCCGCTGGAAGTCGCCGAATTGCACGCACTCGAATCCCAAGTCGAGGTCACTTACCGCCAAATCAGCGCCGAAGCCATCGCGACTGAAGCCCCTGAGCAATTCGATGTTGTAACCTGCATGGAAATGCTGGAACACGTCCCCGACCCCGCTTCCGTGATTGCTGCGTGTGCCGCACTGGTGAAACCCGGTGGCGATGTCTTCTTTTCCACCCTCAACCGTAACCCCAAAGCGTTTGCCTTAGCGATTCTGGGCGCAGAATACGTGCTGAATATGCTTCCCAAAGGCACACACGAATACGCCAAATTCATTAAGCCCTCTGAACTCGAACGCTGGGCGCGTTCTGTCGGCTTGGAACTGCGGAATATCGCAGGCATGACATACAATCCGCTGTTCCAGAGTTATCGTCTGGGCAATGATGTGGATGTCAATTATTTAATGTATTTCAAAAAGGAAATGTGA